The following is a genomic window from Pseudomonadales bacterium.
CGACGGTATCGAGCACTTCGACGGTTCGGTGGAATCGATCGTACGGCTTGCACCGGATCTGATCCTCTCCGGCACGCTGGCGTCGCGCGAAAGCACCGCCGCACTGCAACGACTCGGTTTCCCCGTGCGCACGATCGCCATGCCGGAAAGTATCGCCGAGTCGCTGGCGTTCATCGAACAGGTGGCGACGCTGGTCGGCGAAGCCGACGCGGGCCGCGCCTTGATCACCGAAACCAAGCGTCGCCTCGATGCCGTGCGCAGCGCCGCACACGCACGGACGCCGGGCCTTGCGCTGGTCTACCTGCCGAACGGGCTGAGTCCCGGGGCCGGAACGCTGCGCGACGAACTGCTCAGGCTCGCCGGCTGGCGCAACCTGACGCGCGAACTCGGTGTCGAGGATTACGGTTCGATCACGCTCGAGGACCTGGTCCTGCACCATCCGCAACGGGTGATCTTCGACGCATCCGATCTGCAACACACCTCGATGGCACAGCAGATGCTGCGCCATCCGGCGCTGCGCAATCACATCACGACACGCATGATGCCCACATCGGCCTGGATCTGCGGCGGACCGCAGATCGCCGACGCGGCGGAGCTGCTTGGATCTGGCCGGTGAGCAGAACCAACGCATCGTCGGCATGAATGCCGA
Proteins encoded in this region:
- a CDS encoding ABC transporter substrate-binding protein; translation: MRRLLGAVLLCLPLTAWTAPQRVVSLNLCTDQLLLMLLPRERIVMLSQLATDRSLSWMAAQADGIEHFDGSVESIVRLAPDLILSGTLASRESTAALQRLGFPVRTIAMPESIAESLAFIEQVATLVGEADAGRALITETKRRLDAVRSAAHARTPGLALVYLPNGLSPGAGTLRDELLRLAGWRNLTRELGVEDYGSITLEDLVLHHPQRVIFDASDLQHTSMAQQMLRHPALRNHITTRMMPTSAWICGGPQIADAAELLGSGR